The following proteins are encoded in a genomic region of Desulfosporosinus youngiae DSM 17734:
- the iadA gene encoding beta-aspartyl-peptidase encodes MWLLLKNAKLFCPEFTDHSDLLVVGTSIAAIGNDLSLPDFIEGEEIDLQGKTIVPGFIDAHVHICGGGGEAGPASRTPELQLSQLTRAGTTTVVGCLGTDSVSRSMAELLVKANALQEEGISTYIYSGAYRVPIETLLPTLEQDLVLISKVIGAGEIAISDHRSAQPQIKDLEQLAAEARVGGMLGGKAGVVHVHLGDGKRGLEPIWTILEQSDIPITQFVPTHINRTHTLLDQGIQFLLSGGHIDLTAGCDDFPVELQVPSVLKRLNQRQILNDRVTVTSDGNGSMPEYNEAGVLIGMGVGSVEVLWRDIRKAVIQGGVPLEVALRTITSNVSNVLRLKNKGMIRVGYDADLVVLDDDLQVDDVWAMGKCMVRNKQTQIWGTYEARN; translated from the coding sequence ATGTGGTTATTGCTTAAAAACGCCAAACTTTTTTGTCCCGAATTTACTGATCATTCCGACTTGTTGGTTGTGGGAACGAGTATTGCCGCGATCGGCAACGATCTGAGCCTGCCTGATTTTATCGAGGGGGAAGAGATTGACCTGCAAGGCAAAACCATCGTGCCGGGGTTTATCGATGCCCATGTACATATATGCGGAGGCGGAGGAGAAGCGGGACCGGCCTCCCGTACTCCGGAACTTCAGCTTTCTCAATTAACCCGGGCCGGCACGACGACGGTCGTCGGCTGCCTGGGGACAGATTCGGTATCACGCTCCATGGCGGAGCTTTTAGTTAAAGCGAACGCCCTGCAGGAAGAGGGAATCAGCACTTATATTTATAGCGGGGCCTACCGGGTTCCTATAGAAACATTGCTGCCAACCTTAGAACAAGATCTGGTCTTAATTTCAAAAGTTATCGGTGCAGGAGAAATAGCTATATCGGATCATCGTTCTGCCCAACCCCAAATCAAAGATCTTGAGCAGCTGGCTGCAGAAGCACGAGTCGGCGGAATGCTCGGAGGCAAAGCGGGAGTGGTTCATGTTCATCTGGGGGACGGCAAACGCGGCTTGGAACCTATTTGGACAATCCTTGAGCAGAGCGATATTCCTATTACTCAATTTGTGCCGACTCATATTAATCGAACTCATACATTATTAGACCAAGGGATTCAGTTTTTATTATCCGGAGGGCATATTGATTTAACGGCAGGGTGTGACGATTTCCCGGTTGAACTGCAGGTGCCTTCGGTTTTAAAAAGGTTGAACCAACGGCAGATCCTTAATGACAGAGTTACGGTAACATCGGACGGAAATGGGAGTATGCCTGAGTATAACGAAGCCGGTGTGCTTATTGGCATGGGAGTTGGTTCTGTAGAGGTTTTGTGGCGTGACATACGTAAAGCGGTTATCCAGGGCGGTGTCCCTTTAGAAGTGGCCTTGCGTACGATCACTTCGAATGTCTCCAATGTTCTTCGCTTAAAAAATAAAGGGATGATTCGTGTCGGATACGATGCCGACCTGGTGGTCCTGGATGACGATTTGCAGGTTGACGATGTCTGGGCTATGGGGAAGTGTATGGTCCGCAATAAGCAAACCCAGATATGGGGAACTTACGAGGCAAGAAATTAA